TTATAATGAATTATACAACGACACTTAGCCTTGTTGGTTGCCACGGAAATAGGGACAGTCGTCCCCATTTTTTTTTATATATTGAAATTTAGACGTTTGGTTATATTAATTTGTATCTCTTTATCTTCTTTATCAATCCCTGCCTTGTTATTCCAAGAATTTCTGATGCCTTTTGCTTATTTCCTCGTGTTTTCTCCAGAGCATCTTTTATCATTCTTATCTCAATTTCTTCAACTGTTTCTTTAAGAGATTGGCTATCTCCTCTTGCATACGATCTCACATGCGTAGAACCCTTTCCTTCCATTTCACGTTGGACCTGTTCTGAAAGGTCTGTCTTGTCTATAACATCACTTTCTGTCAGAATGACGGCCCTTTTGATTTCGTTCTCCAGTTCTCTCACATTGCCAGGCCAGCTGTAATTCACGATGCAATCCATAGCTTCCGCGGAGAAATGCATCTGGCCATGTCCAAGTTCGCTTGTAAGAATATTTAAGAAATGTTTAGAGAGCATGGGGATATCTTCTCTTATTTCTCGCAGTGACGGCATACGGATGTGAACAACATTTAATCGGTAATACAAATCTTCTCTGAAGAGTCCTTTATTAATTTCGCCGATCAGATCTTTATTTGTTGCAGCGATTATCCTTACGTCAACTGATATATCTTGTTTTCCACCGACCCTTCTCAGCGTCTGTTCCTGTATAACACGGAGAAGTTTAGCCTGAGCGGGAAGACTCATATCTCCGATCTCGTCGAGAAAGAGGGTACCGCCATTTGCCATCTCAAATTTTCCTTCTCTTCTTTCAACGCCTGTGGCAACCCCTTTTTCTATACCAAAGAGTTCACTCTCCAGTAAGCTCTCCGGAAGCGCGGCACAGTTAATATCCACAAAGGGTTGATTTGACCTTGAGCTATTGAAGTGGATCATGCGCGCAGCCAGTTCTTTCCCGGTACCGCTCTCTCCTGTGATCAGAATATTGATTGGAGTGTCCGCAATCTTTTCTATAAGATTTACTACGTCCTGTATTCTCCTGCTCGTTCCGATTAATTTACTTGTGAAGAACTTGCCCTTTACCTTATCTCTCAAGACTGCATTTTCACGCTGGATGCGGGATTTTGCCTCTTCGAGCTCCTTTATCAACTTTGCATTTTCAATTGCTACTGCCGCATTTGAGGCAAAGATTTCCAATGTTTCTTCGTCCTGTTTTGTAAACGATCCGTCATTTTTATTAAGGGTCTGTAAGACACCTACTGTTTTTCCTTTTATATCTTTCAAAGGCACGCATAGAATTGATTTTGTTCTATAGCCAGTCCTCTTGTCTATTTCTGGGTTAAATTTTGGGTGCGAATACGCATCTTCAATGTTTGTAATTTTCCCAGTCTTAAATGCTTCGCCTGCTATTCCTAGTTTCGCGTCGAATCTGATTATTTCAGGGGTTCCCATTGCGAGATGTGACCATAGTTGGTCTGTATTTTCGTCATATAGAAATAATGTTGTCCTGTCTGCGTCTACAATCCTTGAGGATTCCTTGACAAGAAAATCTAGAAGGACGTTTAGGTCTCTCTCTGCATTGATCATACGGGAGAGGTTAAAAAGGGAGTAGTGTTCTTTTACGAAACTGCTCTCTGAATCTTTATCTACTGGGTCCGTCATACTCGTAAAAAATTATATCATGCCTTAACTTTTAGCGTCAACTCCGTTTACGTATTGTGTGAACGGGGTTAACTTGTTGAAGAACGTTTATGTAACCTGCCTATACATCTTTTTGTAAATGCACTTGGATGGTCCGCCTGTAAACTATAAATCACCCCCGACTTACTCTTCCCCCTCAATGGGGAAGAAATCCTACCGTTCTCCTTGAAAAGGGAGGGGAAATTGTCTCCTCTCCCTATAGATATAGGGGGAGGATCAAGGTGGGGGTATTTGAAAACCGAAACTAGGGTAAAAAGCTACCAAGCGATTCTTTAATCTGTTTAACCCTCTTGGACCGCCTCTTTTTCCTCGTTTCAGCCTCTTTCCAAAGCCTTACTTCGTAAGGGGTCTCAGGTTTGAAACCGGGGAGGGGCTTTGGTTTACCGTCATCACCAATATGAACAAAGCTGAGAAAAGCGGTACATGTATGC
This DNA window, taken from Thermodesulfobacteriota bacterium, encodes the following:
- a CDS encoding sigma-54-dependent Fis family transcriptional regulator translates to MTDPVDKDSESSFVKEHYSLFNLSRMINAERDLNVLLDFLVKESSRIVDADRTTLFLYDENTDQLWSHLAMGTPEIIRFDAKLGIAGEAFKTGKITNIEDAYSHPKFNPEIDKRTGYRTKSILCVPLKDIKGKTVGVLQTLNKNDGSFTKQDEETLEIFASNAAVAIENAKLIKELEEAKSRIQRENAVLRDKVKGKFFTSKLIGTSRRIQDVVNLIEKIADTPINILITGESGTGKELAARMIHFNSSRSNQPFVDINCAALPESLLESELFGIEKGVATGVERREGKFEMANGGTLFLDEIGDMSLPAQAKLLRVIQEQTLRRVGGKQDISVDVRIIAATNKDLIGEINKGLFREDLYYRLNVVHIRMPSLREIREDIPMLSKHFLNILTSELGHGQMHFSAEAMDCIVNYSWPGNVRELENEIKRAVILTESDVIDKTDLSEQVQREMEGKGSTHVRSYARGDSQSLKETVEEIEIRMIKDALEKTRGNKQKASEILGITRQGLIKKIKRYKLI